In Zygosaccharomyces rouxii strain CBS732 chromosome D complete sequence, one DNA window encodes the following:
- the HPT1 gene encoding hypoxanthine phosphoribosyltransferase (highly similar to uniprot|Q04178 Saccharomyces cerevisiae YDR399W HPT1 Dimeric hypoxanthine-guanine phosphoribosyltransferase catalyzes the formation of both inosine monophosphate and guanosine monophosphate mutations in the human homolog HPRT1 can cause Lesch-Nyhan syndrome and Kelley-Seegmiller syndrome), producing the protein MADEKEYISYNNVHQLVQQSAEGIKHFKPDIIIAIGGGGFIPARILRTFLKQPGVPTIRIFAIILSLYENVQSSAGDAEQIGVEVQRTQWIDYEQCKLDLVGKNVLIVDEVDDTRTTLHYALSELEKDAAAQAKAKGIDLEKSPEFKTTFSIFVLHDKMKPKKADLPAEIMNDKHRYFAARTVPDKWFAYPWESVDIVTHTKRAIEQGNDVFLP; encoded by the coding sequence ATGGCTGACGAGAAGGAATACATCTCTTACAACAACGTTCATCAATTGGTGCAACAATCTGCGGAAGGTATAAAGCATTTTAAACCAGATATCATTATTGCCatcggtggtggtggtttCATTCCAGCAAGAATCTTACGTACATTTTTAAAACAACCAGGTGTACCAACGATTAGAATTTTTGCCATCATCTTATCACTTTACGAGAATGTTCAAAGTAGTGCAGGTGATGCGGAACAAATAGGTGTTGAAGTTCAAAGAACTCAATGGATTGATTACGAACAATGTAAGTTGGATCTAGTTGGTAAGAACGTCTTGATCGTTGACGAAGTTGATGATACAAGAACCACTCTTCACTATGCTCTAAGTGAGTTGGAAAAAGATGCAGCTGCACAAGCTAAGGCAAAGGGAatagatttggaaaagagTCCTGAATTCAAGACTACCTTCTCCATCTTTGTTCTACATGACAAAATGAAGCCAAAGAAAGCTGATTTGCCTGCAGAAATTATGAACGATAAGCATCGTTATTTCGCAGCTAGAACCGTACCTGACAAGTGGTTTGCTTACCCATGGGAATCGGTTGATATCGTAACCCACACCAAGAGGGCCATTGAACAGGGAAATGATGTTTTCTTGCCCTGA